One genomic region from Prunus persica cultivar Lovell chromosome G3, Prunus_persica_NCBIv2, whole genome shotgun sequence encodes:
- the LOC18781730 gene encoding uncharacterized protein LOC18781730, with product MLNRGNRSKAWNGPQNRLAGLVVVSLTVFLLIFILSVGTNDQKPSSLLELPKEKWHSFKSLVQLSPTLEFRNGTDVIWQIPDSPKAVLFLAHGCNGRAAHFWDKSTHCPNCIGLPEERLIALHALARKFAVLTISSAGICWTLGEEIIIVKDIIKWWVKKNKLEKLPLVAMGASSGGYFVSVLATVLKFTSITIMIAEGKFDKMDIKESYPPTLFMHMPKDILRKQKIDEYMEILRNKGVDVAEIECKEFPLSPHLLADRIPGLDLSVSAKLFELFRHKGFIDENGYMKNDGRRTRWKEAVRESKIIFPDKHLAHYIQEELNLAFAYHEMTSLHSDRMFIWFESHMR from the coding sequence ATGTTGAACCGCGGAAACAGATCGAAGGCATGGAATGGGCCTCAAAACCGTTTGGCTGGACTTGTGGTAGTGTCTCTTACAGTGtttcttctcattttcatATTGTCAGTTGGCACCAATGATCAAAAGCCCAGTTCATTACTTGAACTTCCAAAGGAAAAGTGGCATAGCTTTAAGTCACTGGTGCAACTTTCACCAACCTTAGAGTTTCGAAATGGAACTGATGTAATATGGCAAATACCAGATTCGCCTAAAGCAGTTCTTTTTCTTGCTCATGGTTGCAATGGTAGAGCTGCTCACTTTTGGGACAAGTCTACTCACTGTCCTAACTGCATTGGTTTGCCAGAAGAAAGACTAATTGCTCTTCATGCTCTTGCTCGAAAGTTTGCTGTCCTTACTATATCAAGTGCAGGGATATGCTGGACTCTTGGGGAAGAGATAATTATTGTTAAAGATATTATCAAATGGTGGGTTAAGAAGAACAAGCTTGAAAAGCTTCCTCTTGTTGCTATGGGGGCCTCTTCCGGGGGATACTTTGTTTCTGTGCTTGCCACTGTGTTGAAGTTCACTAGTATTACAATTATGATTGCTGAAGGgaagtttgataaaatggaCATAAAAGAGAGCTATCCCCCTACTCTTTTCATGCACATGCCGAAGGATATATTAAGGAAGCAAAAGATAGATGAGTATATGgaaattttaagaaataaaggGGTTGATGTTGCAGAGATTGAATGCAAGGAGTTCCCCTTGTCACCACATCTCTTAGCTGATAGAATCCCAGGTCTTGATCTGTCTGTTTCTGCTAAGCTATTTGAACTCTTCCGGCACAAGGGTTTTATCGATGAGAATGGATATATGAAGAATGATGGGCGTAGAACACGTTGGAAAGAAGCTGTCAGAGAGAGTAAAATTATTTTCCCAGACAAGCATCTGGCCCATTACATTCAGGAGGAGTTAAATCTGGCATTTGCATACCATGAAATGACTAGCTTGCACTCTGACAGGATGTTTATATGGTTTGAATCTCATATGAGGTAA
- the LOC18784295 gene encoding protodermal factor 1, whose amino-acid sequence MGRVRSRVASLFIWTLVAGMISQNLVIPVMSSTVEGQKTYYSPDPHAGSPPGGPHSTPSNPPSHGDSHRPPSHRSHHPTPSSPPSNCGTPPYHNPTPSHDPGTPSRPSTPSTPPSGGGYYNSPPTSGGYSPPQTPDILTPPTPDILTPPTPDVLTPPTPDIVSPPMPYIGTPPTDPNTPSIPTPPFLPDPNSPPFTCIYWRNHPTVIWGLLGWWGTLGHAFGVTSLPGFGSSTMSLQQALSNTHTDGLGELYRQGTAALLNSMVDNRFHFTTKQVRDSFVGALGSNKAAASQARVFKLANEGKLKSRA is encoded by the exons atgggcAGAGTGAGAAGCAGAGTTGCCTCTTTGTTCATATGGACTTTGGTTGCTGGGATGAtatcccaaaacttggtcatcCCTGTTATGTCCTCCACTGTTGAAGGCCAGAAGACCTACTACTCTCCAGACCCACATGCAGGAAGCCCCCCTGGag GTCCACACAGTACTCCTTCCAATCCACCATCACATGGTGACTCTCACAGACCCCCCTCTCATAGAAGCCACCACCCAACACCATCATCACCACCTTCCAACTGTGGCACCCCACCATATCACAACCCAACTCCATCACATGACCCTGGAACTCCATCCCGGCCATCAACACCCTCAACTCCTCCAAGTGGCGGTGGCTACTACAACTCTCCACCAACTTCAGGAGGCTATAGCCCCCCACAAACACCAGACATTTTAACCCCTCCCACACCAGACATTTTAACCCCTCCCACACCAGACGTTTTAACCCCTCCCACACCAGACATTGTTAGCCCCCCAATGCCATACATTGGAACCCCACCAACTGACCCAAACACTCCTAGTATTCCTACACccccttttcttcctgatccCAACTCTCCACCGTTTACATGCAT CTACTGGAGGAACCATCCCACAGTGATATGGGGTCTGTTAGGCTGGTGGGGAACTTTGGGCCATGCATTTGGAGTGACTAGCCTTCCAGGGTTTGGCTCAAGCACCATGAGCTTGCAGCAAGCGCTTTCCAATACACATACTGATGGGCTTGGTGAACTATACAGACAAGGAACTGCTGCCTTGCTGAATTCCATGGTTGATAACAGGTTCCATTTCACAACCAAGCAAGTCAGGGACAGCTTTGTGGGAGCTCTGGGATCAAACAAAGCTGCAGCATCTCAAGCCCGTGTGTTCAAGCTGGCCAATGAAGGAAAACTCAAGTCTAGAGCCTGA